Proteins encoded in a region of the Bacteroidia bacterium genome:
- the recA gene encoding recombinase RecA produces MAKDSKLDTNSTEKQKVLRLTIDKLEKSYGKGVVMKLSDNRADSIESISTGSLGLDIALGCGGLPRGRVVEIYGPESSGKTTLAMHTIAEAQKRGGLAAFVDAEHAFDKFYAENLGIDVDNLLISQPDDGEQALEIADHLIRSGALDVVVIDSVAALTPKAELEGEMGDSRMGLQARLMSQALRKLTASISKTQCICIFINQLREKIGVMFGNPETTTGGNALKFYASVRLDIRRISAIKDGTDIVGNRTRVKVAKNKVAPPFRVVEFDIIYGEGISKLGELIDIGVELDIINKSGSWFSYKDTKLGQGRDAVKQLLLDNPELTDEIENLIKERTVKPRRVKKVDEPVAEVKAK; encoded by the coding sequence ATGGCCAAAGACTCAAAATTAGACACAAATTCTACTGAAAAGCAGAAAGTACTCCGGCTCACCATTGACAAGCTTGAAAAGAGCTATGGAAAGGGTGTAGTCATGAAATTAAGTGACAACCGCGCTGACTCAATTGAAAGCATTTCTACCGGTTCTCTGGGGTTGGATATTGCGCTCGGTTGTGGCGGGCTTCCACGAGGAAGGGTTGTGGAAATATATGGACCGGAATCATCCGGGAAAACAACCTTGGCGATGCATACGATTGCCGAGGCACAGAAGCGGGGCGGGCTGGCAGCTTTTGTAGATGCAGAGCATGCCTTCGATAAATTCTATGCTGAAAATCTTGGGATTGATGTAGACAACCTCCTGATATCACAGCCTGATGATGGTGAACAGGCGCTGGAAATTGCAGACCACCTTATCCGTAGCGGAGCCCTTGATGTAGTGGTTATAGATTCTGTGGCGGCCCTTACGCCCAAAGCTGAACTGGAAGGAGAAATGGGGGATTCCAGAATGGGGCTTCAGGCACGGCTGATGAGCCAGGCGTTGCGGAAACTCACGGCCTCTATAAGCAAAACGCAATGCATTTGTATTTTTATTAATCAGCTCAGAGAAAAGATCGGGGTTATGTTCGGCAACCCTGAAACCACCACAGGTGGCAATGCCCTGAAATTTTACGCTTCTGTGAGGCTTGACATCCGCAGGATATCAGCCATCAAAGACGGAACGGACATAGTAGGAAACCGTACCCGTGTGAAGGTGGCCAAGAACAAGGTGGCACCTCCGTTCCGTGTTGTAGAATTTGACATTATTTACGGGGAAGGAATTTCCAAGCTGGGAGAACTCATTGATATTGGAGTTGAGCTGGATATTATAAATAAGAGCGGTTCCTGGTTTAGCTACAAAGACACGAAACTGGGGCAGGGCCGGGATGCCGTAAAGCAATTGCTGCTCGATAATCCTGAACTCACCGATGAGATAGAGAACTTAATAAAGGAAAGAACAGTAAAGCCCAGGCGCGTCAAAAAGGTTGATGAACCAGTCGCGGAGGTAAAAGCGAAATAA